A single window of Lutzomyia longipalpis isolate SR_M1_2022 chromosome 1, ASM2433408v1 DNA harbors:
- the LOC129786544 gene encoding adipokinetic hormone/corazonin-related peptide-like, which produces MVSQKSSLLPPNLSLMLAMLVVLGCVSSVFAQVTFSRDWNAGKRGFESVPSDCGATVRTIVTLCGAIAKNAHQLSMCEMKSILHGLHDDDASGSFLLHK; this is translated from the exons ATGGTGTCACAGAAGAG CTCacttttgccgccaaatctcAGCCTTATGCTGGCTATGTTGGTTGTCTTGGGGTGTGTGTCTTCAGTTTTTGCTCAAGTAACTTTCAGCCGAGATTGGAATGCCGGAAAGCGTGGCTTCGAATCTGTTCCCAGTGACTGTGGTGCTACAGTGCGAACCATCGTCACACTCTGTGGTGCCATTGCG aaaaacgCCCATCAATTGTCTATGTGTGAGATGAAATCCATCCTCCATGGTCTGCACGATGATgatgcatcaggaagttttctcctgcataaataa